Genomic segment of Methanoculleus horonobensis:
GGTTCACCGTCTTCGCCGTCGGAATGGCCTTTCTCATCGGCGCATCAAGGATCTTCCTCGGGGTTCACTTCCCGACCGATGTTCTTGCGGGCTGGGCGATCGGCGCCGCCGTCCTCCTGGGGTTCCTTGCTCTCGAGAGGCCGGTAGGCCGCCGGATCGCCGCCCTCCCCCTCTCAGGGCAGGTGCTTGCCGCATTCATAGGATCGCTTGCCCTGGGGCTGGCCTCGTTTGGTGCTCTCGCGGCCCTCGGGGACTGGGAGGTCCCCGCCTCCTGGGCGGCGGGGGCGCTCGAGCAGTCCGGGGAGGCGATCCACCCGCTCGATCTCCTGGACGCGGTCATGGCCTCGGGCCTCTTCTTCGGGTTCGCGGCCGGTGCGGCGGCAGACCGCCATCCGGGGAGCATCTGCGCCGAAGGGAAGGGATCGGTCCGGCTGTTTCGCTACGTCTTCGGGCTCGCCGTGGCCGGGGCGATCTGGTACGGGCTCGGGCTTCTTTCCCCGCAGGGTGCCGTTCCCGCCGCCTACCTCTTCCAGTACCTCCGGGCCGCCGTCGCCGGTGCCTGGGTCTCGTTCGGCGCCCCGGCGTTCTTCGCCCGGTATTGCCCGGGCGCGTAACGCAGGAGTATATATCCCCTGC
This window contains:
- a CDS encoding phosphatase PAP2 family protein: MTDVQIALIQALQAHAAWLEVPMLAFSFLGEPEFYLLVIAALYWCWDTRLGLRLALLMGITGGVNEALKVAFHLPRPYWVCPEIRALGSHPSFGLPSAHAQGSASFWGLLAADVRWKWFTVFAVGMAFLIGASRIFLGVHFPTDVLAGWAIGAAVLLGFLALERPVGRRIAALPLSGQVLAAFIGSLALGLASFGALAALGDWEVPASWAAGALEQSGEAIHPLDLLDAVMASGLFFGFAAGAAADRHPGSICAEGKGSVRLFRYVFGLAVAGAIWYGLGLLSPQGAVPAAYLFQYLRAAVAGAWVSFGAPAFFARYCPGA